A region from the Triticum urartu cultivar G1812 chromosome 1, Tu2.1, whole genome shotgun sequence genome encodes:
- the LOC125513556 gene encoding E3 ubiquitin-protein ligase Os03g0188200-like, with protein sequence MSSASVPPPVAPERRVPVVVPVVPHLAEEGGGGSGSGGMAGISPSILIIAVIVVVMLLASISIHYFIRSLCRRSPSSASGSSAPPLPLVAVRSSAVAPAAAAAAPVADQGKEAAAERERLIGRLPLFTLASSLAALPRSSRDCAVCQCVFCADDELRLLPACRHAFHSGCVDPWLRANPSCPLCRASIALPYPPLPELLRVELGSVSSRRSTSSSSSAAVAAAPPEGVRAYPLPNSNTNTEYLVEEDLQVVLKPPSAANPAPPPPPTARITGEPSQQLAAAAERGLSSSVTPTASFRSVGRSSSRWSNRWSNRWSSGRWSSRYDAGSVTAAATAEWWWDMDGGVAPASRRAESEDGSAFYGFVRWLTGAY encoded by the coding sequence ATGTCTTCCGCATCGGTTCCGCCGCCGGTGGCGCCGGAGCGGAGGGTGCCCGTGGTGGTGCCGGTGGTGCCACACTTGGCTGAGGAGGGAGGAGGCGGGAGCGGGAGCGGGGGCATGGCGGGGATATCGCCGAGCATCCTTATCATCGCCGTAATCGTGGTGGTGATGCTTCTGGCGTCCATCTCCATCCACTACTTCATCCGCAGTCTCTGccgccgctccccctcctccgcCTCGGGGTCCTCGGCGCCGCCGCTCCCGCTCGTGGCGGTCCGCAGCTCCGCGGTGgccccggcggcggcggcggcggcgcccgtGGCCGACCAGGGGAAGGAGGCGGCCGCGGAGAGGGAGCGGCTCATCGGGCGGCTGCCGCTCTTCACGCTGGCGTCGTCCCTCGCCGCGCTGCCCAGGTCGTCCAGGGACTGCGCCGTGTGCCAGTGCGTGTTCTGCGCCGACGACGAGCTCCGCCTCCTGCCGGCGTGCCGCCACGCCTTCCACTCCGGCTGCGTCGACCCGTGGCTCCGCGCCAACCCGTCCTGCCCGCTCTGCCGCGCCTCCATCGCGCTCCCGTACCCGCCGCTCCCCGAGCTCCTCCGCGTCGAGCTCGGCAGCGTCAGCAGCCGCCGCTCcacgtcgtcctcctcctccgcgGCCGTCGCCGCGGCGCCGCCAGAGGGAGTCCGGGCGTACCCGCTCCCCAACTCCAACACCAACACAGAGTACCTCGTGGAGGAGGACCTCCAGGTCGTCCTCAAGCCGCCCAGCGCCGCCaacccggcgccgccgccgccccccacGGCTCGAATTACCGGCGAGCCGAGCCAGCAGCTGGCAGCCGCGGCGGAGCGCGGGCTGTCGTCGTCCGTGACGCCGACAGCGTCGTTCAGGTCGGTGGGGCGTTCCAGCAGCAGGTGGAGCAACCGGTGGAGCAACCGGTGGAGCAGCGGGCGGTGGAGCAGCCGGTACGACGCCGGGAGCGTGACGGCCGCCGCCACGGCCGAGTGGTGGTGGGACATGGACGGCGGGGTGGCGCCAGCGTCGCGGCGGGCCGAGTCCGAGGACGGCAGCGCCTTCTACGGGTTCGTTAGGTGGCTGACGGGAGCATACTAG